The following are encoded together in the Poseidonibacter lekithochrous genome:
- a CDS encoding pentapeptide repeat-containing protein: protein MFKTNDYWEEEFYEYDEKNLDSIYFDNCTFVKCDFSKATFYSCKFTECTFVNCDLSLSILKSCTFNDVTFTNSKLIGVSWSNCIEPFDIKFDSSNISQNSFHLMDLRAMKFVNCLIKDTGFEECNLERAVFDNCDLELTSFINNSLKKSNFETSRNYLIDPKHNDIEKAQFSLPEALSFLSLLPIKIK from the coding sequence ATGTTTAAGACAAATGATTATTGGGAAGAAGAGTTTTACGAATATGATGAAAAGAATTTAGATTCTATATATTTTGACAATTGTACCTTTGTAAAATGTGATTTTTCAAAAGCTACTTTTTATTCTTGTAAATTTACAGAATGTACTTTTGTTAATTGTGACTTATCCCTAAGTATTCTAAAATCTTGCACTTTTAATGATGTTACCTTTACAAATTCTAAATTAATAGGTGTCTCTTGGAGTAATTGTATAGAGCCTTTTGATATTAAATTTGACTCTTCTAATATTTCTCAAAACTCATTTCATTTAATGGATTTAAGAGCTATGAAGTTTGTAAATTGTCTTATAAAAGATACTGGTTTTGAAGAGTGTAATCTTGAACGAGCTGTATTTGATAATTGTGATTTAGAATTAACTTCTTTTATAAACAATAGTCTAAAAAAATCAAATTTTGAAACATCTAGAAACTATCTAATTGATCCTAAACATAATGATATAGAAAAAGCACAATTTTCCCTTCCTGAAGCTTTAAGCTTTTTAAGTCTTCTTCCTATTAAAATAAAATAA
- a CDS encoding oxidoreductase family protein, producing MNTLYENIVEELNLGEIISFEIIQNLWSNYGELVRLKFHNKSIIVKHIKLPKKSEHPKGWNTNLSHQRKLKSYKVEVNWYEEFSKNIDNRCRVPQGLMTFTSENECLIVMEDLSSVGFDCIVKEANKEHLKSSLRWLANFHACYMNTSSSSLWETGTYWHLDTRPDEFEALEDEELKNYALEIDSILKNTKYQTIVHGDAKLANFCFNSSGTLASAVDFQYVGQGCGMKDVILFMSSAIKPEDLESMESWCLDTYFEELKEALKYYQPNINSDEIEREYRELFCIAWADFQRFIKGWSPNHFKINVYSENLTKKAIDYLKSR from the coding sequence ATGAATACTTTATATGAAAATATAGTAGAGGAGCTAAATCTTGGTGAAATCATAAGTTTTGAAATAATCCAAAACTTATGGAGTAATTACGGAGAATTAGTTCGTCTAAAATTTCATAATAAAAGTATTATAGTAAAACATATAAAACTACCTAAAAAAAGCGAACATCCAAAGGGATGGAATACAAATCTCTCTCATCAAAGAAAATTAAAATCATATAAAGTAGAAGTTAATTGGTATGAAGAATTCTCAAAGAATATTGATAATAGGTGTCGAGTACCCCAAGGCTTAATGACATTTACTTCAGAAAATGAATGTCTTATTGTTATGGAAGATTTATCTTCTGTTGGTTTTGATTGTATTGTAAAAGAAGCTAATAAAGAACATCTTAAATCAAGTCTTAGATGGTTAGCTAATTTTCATGCTTGTTATATGAACACTAGTAGTTCTTCCTTATGGGAGACGGGAACTTACTGGCATTTAGATACACGACCTGATGAGTTTGAAGCTTTAGAAGATGAAGAATTAAAAAACTATGCTTTAGAAATAGACTCAATATTAAAAAATACAAAATATCAAACTATTGTCCATGGGGATGCTAAATTAGCAAACTTTTGTTTTAATAGTTCTGGTACTTTAGCTTCTGCTGTTGATTTCCAATATGTAGGGCAGGGATGTGGTATGAAAGATGTAATTTTATTTATGAGTAGTGCTATTAAACCTGAAGATTTAGAGAGTATGGAATCTTGGTGTTTAGATACTTATTTTGAAGAATTAAAAGAAGCTCTGAAATATTATCAACCTAATATTAATAGTGATGAGATTGAGCGTGAATATAGAGAATTATTCTGTATTGCTTGGGCAGATTTTCAACGTTTTATAAAAGGTTGGAGTCCTAATCATTTTAAAATTAATGTTTACTCTGAGAACTTAACTAAAAAAGCAATTGATTATCTAAAATCAAGGTAG
- a CDS encoding PAS domain-containing sensor histidine kinase, with product MLHQSLNVNTLVSVLNEVGAYIFTKDLEGKYTYANSLVLELFDITIDELIGKDDYYFFTKDEIEHLLENDKRVFNGEIIETEEVLVIKRTGEKRFYITVKKPLYDENKNIIGMFGISTDITEQKNLENKILAQKHFLDTILDNVDAYIYMKDKNRVFRYVNSKVAALFQRSADEIIGKVDTDVIPKEVADSFWESDLEVLTKLEKISTEEYFEDENNKSYYWSVKIPYTLEDNTPTVLGFSTDITLLKQQEDELKAKDRILYHQAKISTMGEMIENIAHQWRQPLTLISSAATGTKLKNEMKILDNEELIENMENINNQAQYLSNTIEDFRSFFLADNYNIKEVNIKSSIQKTISLIKDAFSDYNIKFLVNVEDDISFNCNENLFIQALINILNNSKDVLKHINDMDHEKCVFLDLTSDENNYYIKITDNGNGIKKENLEKIFDPYFTTKHKSQGTGIGLYMTYQIIIKHIKTEIDVRNVEFEYKGKTYKGACFSIAIPKSSIIEKVGKRD from the coding sequence ATGTTGCACCAATCACTTAATGTAAACACATTAGTTTCTGTACTAAATGAAGTCGGGGCTTATATTTTTACAAAAGACTTAGAGGGAAAATATACTTATGCCAATAGTTTAGTATTAGAGCTTTTTGATATTACAATTGATGAACTTATAGGCAAAGATGATTACTACTTTTTTACAAAAGATGAAATAGAACACCTACTTGAAAATGACAAAAGAGTATTTAATGGTGAGATAATAGAAACTGAAGAAGTACTGGTTATAAAAAGAACTGGTGAAAAAAGGTTTTATATCACTGTAAAAAAACCACTTTATGATGAAAACAAAAATATAATTGGAATGTTTGGTATCTCTACTGATATTACTGAACAAAAGAACTTAGAAAATAAAATCTTAGCACAAAAACATTTCTTAGATACGATTTTAGATAATGTTGATGCTTATATTTATATGAAAGATAAAAATAGAGTTTTCAGATATGTTAACTCTAAAGTAGCTGCTTTATTTCAACGTTCAGCAGATGAAATTATTGGAAAAGTTGATACTGATGTTATTCCAAAAGAAGTTGCTGATTCTTTTTGGGAATCGGATTTGGAAGTATTAACAAAATTAGAAAAAATATCTACAGAAGAGTATTTTGAAGATGAGAATAATAAAAGTTATTACTGGAGTGTCAAGATTCCATATACTCTAGAAGACAATACTCCCACAGTTTTAGGTTTTTCTACTGATATTACTCTTCTAAAACAACAAGAAGACGAGCTAAAAGCAAAAGATAGAATTCTATATCATCAAGCAAAAATAAGTACTATGGGTGAGATGATAGAAAATATTGCTCATCAGTGGCGACAACCATTAACTTTAATATCTTCAGCTGCTACAGGAACAAAACTAAAAAATGAAATGAAAATTTTAGATAATGAAGAATTGATTGAAAATATGGAAAATATTAATAATCAAGCGCAATATTTGTCTAATACAATTGAAGATTTTAGAAGCTTTTTCTTGGCTGATAATTATAATATTAAAGAAGTAAATATAAAATCTAGTATACAGAAAACTATTTCATTAATTAAAGATGCATTTTCAGATTATAATATTAAATTTTTAGTAAATGTTGAAGATGATATATCTTTTAATTGTAATGAAAACCTATTTATTCAAGCATTAATTAATATCTTGAATAACTCAAAAGATGTATTAAAACATATAAACGATATGGATCATGAGAAGTGCGTATTCCTTGATTTAACATCTGATGAAAATAATTACTATATAAAAATTACAGATAATGGTAATGGAATAAAAAAAGAAAACCTAGAAAAAATATTTGACCCATATTTCACAACTAAACATAAAAGTCAAGGTACTGGAATAGGTTTATATATGACTTATCAAATCATTATAAAACATATTAAAACAGAAATAGATGTTAGAAATGTAGAGTTTGAATATAAAGGTAAAACTTATAAAGGTGCTTGTTTTTCTATTGCTATTCCTAAAAGTAGTATTATAGAAAAAGTAGGAAAAAGAGACTAA
- a CDS encoding CatB-related O-acetyltransferase, protein MKAFHFENQFSSQLLNETIKHPNIEVGVFSYYSGYHHKHDFVECVRYLHDKRKDVDRLIIGSYCSIGSGAVFMMAGNQGHNMKWVSTFPFYFQANIFKNAKNAFERVGDTVIGNDVWIGSEAMIMTGVKIGDGAVIAARAVVTKDVEPYTVVGGNPATYIKSRFEKEEIEQLLSMKWWNWKEEKVKECMPLICSPSISDLLEYWKKNKKDL, encoded by the coding sequence ATGAAAGCATTTCACTTTGAAAATCAATTTTCTTCCCAACTATTAAACGAAACAATTAAACATCCAAATATTGAAGTAGGAGTCTTTTCTTATTATTCAGGTTATCATCATAAACATGATTTTGTGGAGTGTGTACGATATTTACATGATAAAAGAAAAGATGTAGATAGACTGATAATTGGATCATACTGCTCAATTGGTTCAGGTGCTGTTTTTATGATGGCAGGGAATCAAGGTCACAATATGAAATGGGTAAGTACTTTTCCTTTTTATTTCCAAGCAAATATTTTCAAAAATGCAAAAAATGCTTTTGAAAGAGTTGGAGATACTGTTATAGGAAATGATGTTTGGATAGGCTCAGAAGCTATGATAATGACAGGGGTAAAAATTGGTGATGGAGCAGTAATTGCAGCACGTGCAGTTGTTACAAAAGATGTAGAACCATATACAGTTGTAGGCGGTAATCCAGCAACTTATATAAAATCTCGTTTTGAAAAAGAAGAAATAGAACAATTATTATCAATGAAATGGTGGAATTGGAAAGAAGAAAAAGTAAAAGAGTGTATGCCTTTAATCTGTAGCCCTAGTATCTCTGATCTACTTGAATACTGGAAAAAGAATAAAAAGGATTTATAA
- a CDS encoding MauE/DoxX family redox-associated membrane protein, with protein sequence MKKILYIGSKFLLGFLLVIGGIAHFNNTEFYIKAMPSFLPFGEFIVYASGVIEILLGILLVITKTSRNAAFAIIVLFIAIFPANVNMYLNHSDFPEMSETALLIRLPIQLLLIGWAYIYTRQKEDK encoded by the coding sequence ATGAAAAAAATATTATATATCGGATCTAAATTTTTATTAGGATTTTTATTAGTTATAGGAGGTATTGCACATTTTAATAATACAGAGTTTTATATAAAGGCAATGCCATCTTTTTTACCATTTGGTGAGTTTATCGTTTATGCTAGTGGAGTAATTGAAATTTTATTAGGAATATTACTAGTAATTACAAAAACTTCAAGAAATGCAGCCTTTGCAATAATAGTACTTTTTATAGCAATTTTCCCTGCCAATGTTAATATGTATCTTAACCATAGTGATTTCCCAGAAATGAGTGAAACTGCACTTTTAATTAGATTACCAATTCAGTTATTGTTAATTGGATGGGCTTATATTTATACAAGACAAAAAGAAGATAAGTAA
- a CDS encoding cupin domain-containing protein, with protein MKQIKELSKNTNYNAVNLGNLNELMNYSLIHPVNKQEIEGKVFLKDATQATGSQISFNSLPPKSEQTYFHIHTKNEETYIILKGYGFFQVDDDCFEIQEGSIIRVAPKGERGICNGSNENMIYQVIQSKENSLEEHTTADGKRVGFNPKWK; from the coding sequence ATGAAACAAATAAAAGAATTATCAAAAAATACAAACTATAATGCAGTAAATCTAGGAAACTTAAATGAGTTAATGAACTATTCATTGATTCATCCTGTCAATAAACAAGAAATTGAAGGAAAAGTATTTTTAAAAGATGCTACACAAGCCACAGGCTCTCAAATTTCTTTTAATTCTCTTCCTCCTAAATCAGAACAAACATATTTTCATATTCATACAAAAAATGAAGAAACATATATTATTCTAAAAGGTTATGGTTTTTTTCAAGTAGATGATGATTGTTTTGAGATTCAAGAAGGTAGTATTATTAGAGTTGCACCTAAGGGTGAGAGAGGAATATGCAATGGATCTAATGAAAACATGATATATCAAGTTATCCAATCAAAAGAAAACTCTTTAGAGGAGCATACCACAGCTGATGGGAAAAGAGTTGGCTTTAATCCAAAATGGAAATAA
- a CDS encoding CHASE domain-containing protein, with protein sequence MYKKNNLKVVLISITVLGFLLSGVVSWFLYAAKMNELYQYYRKEAGEFRESIYTDAALRLEVLYALSILYHEDSDPDFKRMDFEVKKLLTRHKEIHALAWVPKVNNVDKTKYINRHKEQFLEFEFVEQNSQKSLESVGNKKEYYPIYHISPLNENKSLFGLDLSSNTIISKSLNKAMTTGLAQASDTVTITQNNKKEKGFFIFLPIYTAVSSTVEERIKNLKGFVTGIYNYNEVYPHSKIEDEMDGVEFKIIDATSGKNELITTHNSQPIKELNTAMTYTRELHETLGRKLIMITTPRFDFIDSQKGFLHVIVFASGVLLTLSIVVYILIISRRTKLKNELEGRINEEVDKNQEKTNQLIQQSKLAQTGEMISMIAHQWRQPLTAITSTANTISLQVQLYDEISNEELLKEIELISEYSQHLSSTIDDFRNFYKPNLEKEDVNIEEVVDKTINIIHSSYDEKSIKLVKNYNCSEKLHIYPSQFSQVILNLLKNAEDVLVEKNIKDPKVIINTYKKNDSYILEINDNGGGIKEEYLNKIFDPYFSTKMKRDGTGLGLYMSKTIIEDHCNGTLEIENINGGALFRIIMKNNHLINKES encoded by the coding sequence ATGTATAAGAAGAATAATTTAAAGGTTGTATTAATATCAATTACAGTTTTAGGTTTTTTATTATCTGGAGTTGTAAGTTGGTTTTTATATGCTGCTAAAATGAATGAACTTTATCAGTATTATCGTAAAGAAGCTGGAGAATTTAGAGAATCAATATATACTGATGCTGCACTTAGATTAGAAGTTTTATATGCCTTATCAATACTATATCATGAAGATTCAGACCCTGATTTTAAACGAATGGACTTTGAAGTTAAAAAGCTTTTAACAAGACATAAAGAAATTCATGCCTTAGCTTGGGTTCCAAAAGTTAATAATGTTGATAAAACAAAATATATTAATAGACATAAAGAACAATTTTTAGAGTTTGAGTTTGTAGAACAAAATAGCCAAAAGAGTTTAGAATCAGTAGGAAATAAAAAAGAGTATTACCCTATATATCATATTTCCCCATTGAATGAAAATAAGTCTCTTTTTGGATTAGATTTATCTTCTAATACAATTATTTCAAAAAGTCTAAATAAAGCTATGACTACAGGATTAGCTCAAGCTTCTGATACTGTTACTATTACTCAAAATAATAAAAAAGAAAAAGGTTTTTTTATTTTTCTTCCAATATATACAGCTGTTTCCTCAACAGTTGAGGAACGTATAAAAAATCTAAAAGGTTTTGTAACTGGAATTTATAATTATAATGAAGTTTATCCACACTCAAAAATTGAAGATGAAATGGATGGGGTAGAGTTTAAGATTATTGATGCAACTTCAGGAAAAAATGAACTAATTACAACTCATAATTCTCAGCCAATAAAAGAGTTAAATACTGCTATGACATATACTAGAGAATTGCATGAAACATTAGGTAGAAAGTTAATAATGATTACAACACCTAGATTTGATTTTATTGATTCTCAAAAAGGCTTTTTGCATGTTATTGTATTTGCTTCGGGGGTGCTTTTAACTTTATCGATAGTTGTCTATATTCTTATTATTTCAAGAAGAACAAAATTGAAAAATGAATTGGAAGGTCGAATAAATGAAGAAGTTGATAAAAACCAAGAAAAAACTAATCAATTAATTCAACAATCAAAACTTGCGCAAACAGGTGAAATGATTAGCATGATTGCTCATCAATGGAGGCAGCCGCTAACTGCAATTACATCAACAGCAAATACGATTTCTCTTCAGGTACAACTTTATGATGAAATTTCTAATGAAGAGTTATTAAAAGAAATTGAATTAATTTCAGAGTATTCACAACATTTATCTTCAACTATAGACGATTTTAGGAACTTCTATAAACCAAATCTTGAAAAAGAAGATGTAAATATTGAAGAAGTGGTAGACAAAACTATAAATATTATTCACTCATCATATGATGAAAAAAGTATTAAATTAGTTAAAAACTATAATTGTTCGGAGAAATTACATATTTATCCTTCTCAATTTAGTCAAGTAATATTAAATCTTCTTAAAAATGCAGAAGATGTTTTGGTTGAAAAAAATATAAAAGATCCAAAAGTAATAATTAATACTTACAAAAAAAATGATTCATATATTTTAGAAATCAATGATAATGGTGGTGGAATAAAAGAGGAATATTTAAATAAAATATTTGATCCTTACTTCTCTACAAAAATGAAAAGAGATGGTACAGGACTTGGTCTTTATATGAGTAAAACTATTATAGAAGATCATTGTAATGGTACTTTAGAAATTGAAAATATTAATGGTGGAGCATTATTCAGGATAATAATGAAAAATAATCATTTAATTAATAAAGAATCATAA
- a CDS encoding ShlB/FhaC/HecB family hemolysin secretion/activation protein yields the protein MNKSKYLLLTAFTLPSLLLANSIPNSSDATKSIKIPKELSKTKSKPLVELDGVKKQYKPRLKDDKSGRKVLIKSFIFTKNQNISDSILSTTLNTYKNKKLSFREIQMLSSLITKKYRDAGFLVAKAYIPEQTLSNGVLEIAIIEGQYGNFELINKSKVNSSLIQSIINHSTENKVIRNTSLDRSLLLLNDIPGIIITKTAIKAGEKIGTSDFNVIVEDTKTFDGYILTDNYGSRYTGKQRAMIGANLNSPFNIGDKLSITGLIGKGEDITNGSISYSFPMYSNGLRGKVAYSNTSYHLIEEYQNLDSVGETNTYNFTMTYPIVKTRNETLNIYSIVEQNRLKDEVRSTNYEIKKSSQVLRVGLNYINNNQTLLGMNQNINASIKYSFGNLKFNDKSQESLDIDGANTQGKYSKIELELSSVLQVNKQISLESSIKAQRVLNGKNLDGSEDFSIGGAYGVKTYPSGELSAENGYLFNIEAKYQLPNISRVTHNMGLFYDMGYVDMENPISTFERRILKDIGIGHYANYKNIFTKFQVAWKIDNEHIKSEPDQNSKILGMIGMTF from the coding sequence TTGAACAAATCAAAATACCTTCTTCTTACAGCATTTACATTACCATCACTACTATTGGCAAATTCTATTCCAAATAGTAGTGATGCTACAAAGTCAATCAAAATTCCTAAAGAATTATCAAAAACAAAGTCTAAACCTTTGGTAGAACTTGATGGTGTAAAGAAACAATACAAGCCTAGACTAAAAGATGATAAAAGTGGTAGAAAAGTACTAATAAAAAGTTTTATTTTTACAAAAAATCAAAATATAAGTGACAGCATTTTATCAACAACATTAAATACATACAAAAATAAAAAACTTAGTTTTAGAGAAATTCAAATGCTTAGTTCTTTAATAACTAAGAAATATAGAGATGCAGGTTTTTTAGTTGCAAAAGCATATATTCCAGAACAAACTCTATCTAATGGTGTTCTTGAAATTGCAATAATAGAAGGGCAATATGGAAATTTTGAACTAATTAATAAATCAAAAGTCAACTCTTCGTTAATTCAATCTATTATAAATCATAGTACCGAGAATAAAGTAATTAGAAATACTTCTTTAGATCGAAGTCTATTATTGCTAAATGATATTCCTGGAATTATTATAACAAAAACAGCTATTAAAGCTGGAGAAAAAATAGGTACTAGTGATTTTAATGTAATAGTAGAAGATACAAAAACATTCGATGGCTACATACTAACTGATAACTATGGAAGTAGATACACAGGAAAACAAAGAGCAATGATAGGAGCTAATCTAAATTCTCCTTTTAACATAGGAGATAAACTATCAATTACAGGTCTAATAGGAAAAGGTGAAGATATAACAAATGGTTCTATTTCATACTCTTTTCCAATGTATTCTAATGGATTAAGAGGAAAAGTAGCTTATTCAAATACAAGCTATCACTTAATAGAAGAATACCAGAACTTAGATTCTGTTGGTGAAACAAATACATATAACTTTACAATGACATACCCAATAGTAAAAACTAGAAATGAAACACTAAATATTTATTCTATTGTGGAACAAAATAGACTAAAAGATGAAGTAAGAAGTACAAATTACGAAATTAAAAAAAGTTCTCAAGTTTTAAGAGTAGGATTAAATTATATAAATAATAATCAAACTCTATTGGGAATGAACCAAAATATAAATGCATCAATCAAATACTCATTTGGAAATCTAAAATTCAATGATAAGTCACAAGAAAGCTTAGATATTGATGGAGCAAATACACAAGGAAAGTATTCAAAAATAGAACTTGAACTTTCATCTGTTTTACAAGTTAATAAGCAAATATCTTTAGAGAGTTCAATAAAAGCTCAACGTGTTTTAAATGGTAAAAACTTAGATGGAAGTGAAGACTTTTCTATCGGTGGTGCTTATGGCGTAAAAACTTATCCAAGTGGAGAACTAAGTGCTGAAAATGGTTATTTATTTAATATAGAAGCTAAATATCAATTACCAAATATTTCAAGAGTAACTCATAATATGGGGCTATTTTATGACATGGGATATGTAGATATGGAAAATCCCATTTCTACTTTTGAAAGAAGAATATTAAAAGATATTGGAATAGGACATTATGCCAATTATAAAAATATATTTACTAAATTCCAAGTTGCATGGAAAATAGACAATGAACATATAAAAAGTGAACCAGATCAAAATAGTAAAATACTAGGAATGATAGGAATGACTTTTTAA
- a CDS encoding response regulator transcription factor — MQNSKFDFLQRIDENFITLYVEDNDIVRQQTAKMLSKMLPNVLCCTNGEEGLNKYLECNVEDKSTKINLIITDIEMPKQNGLEMIKEIRKTDISIPIIIFSAYDNTEYFMEAIKIGIDGYVLKPYPIDKISEVLEKVITKHYAIKNILKLQGDYIWDNSTKTLIQKDKTLKLTKNESKLIEFLSSNDKSIKSLESIEYYIFDDLDFNERRVRNVITRLNNKLSTNIIESVYGQGYKLILLD; from the coding sequence TTGCAAAATAGCAAATTTGATTTCTTACAAAGAATAGATGAAAATTTTATAACTTTATATGTTGAAGATAATGATATAGTTCGTCAACAAACAGCTAAAATGCTTAGCAAAATGCTTCCTAATGTACTTTGTTGTACTAATGGAGAAGAAGGTTTAAATAAGTATCTTGAATGTAATGTTGAAGATAAGTCAACAAAGATTAATCTAATAATTACTGATATTGAAATGCCAAAACAAAATGGTTTGGAAATGATAAAAGAGATACGAAAAACTGATATTTCGATACCTATTATTATTTTTTCTGCTTACGATAATACAGAATATTTTATGGAAGCAATAAAAATAGGAATTGATGGTTATGTATTAAAGCCTTATCCCATAGATAAAATAAGTGAAGTTTTGGAGAAAGTTATTACTAAACATTATGCTATAAAAAATATTTTAAAACTTCAAGGGGATTATATTTGGGATAACAGTACTAAAACTCTTATTCAAAAAGATAAAACTCTGAAACTTACTAAAAATGAGTCTAAGTTAATTGAATTTTTATCATCAAATGATAAAAGTATTAAGTCTTTAGAGAGTATTGAATATTATATTTTTGATGATTTAGATTTTAATGAAAGACGAGTAAGAAATGTAATTACTCGTTTAAATAATAAACTTAGTACTAATATTATCGAATCGGTTTATGGTCAAGGATATAAACTGATTTTACTTGATTAA
- a CDS encoding DMT family transporter, with product MSNNYNVLSNLKLMDKGIFFMLLSAMLGSMSGAVAKVLSDSMDPIEIVFYRNLLGVLMILYSFKKVSVSFEFSKMHLLFLRGFFGTIAMLLYFYTIANIPLGEAVILNKTSPFFVTILAYYLMKESISIHTIFALIIGFVGVAFIIKPFDFEISQGHVFGVLGGFFAAAAYATIKKIKDIYDARVIMLSFMGVGTVLPLLIFLFTPYAEFKIHTDPFVWAMIALMAVFSTVSQWFLTRAYSLSKASIIGVIGYSSIPFAVGFGIMLGDSIPDILTFLGIALIAFGGYLVGKKK from the coding sequence ATGTCAAATAATTATAATGTTTTATCAAATTTAAAACTAATGGATAAAGGTATCTTCTTTATGCTTCTAAGTGCAATGCTTGGCTCAATGAGTGGTGCTGTAGCTAAAGTACTATCAGATTCTATGGATCCAATAGAGATTGTATTTTATAGGAACTTACTAGGGGTACTTATGATTTTATATAGCTTCAAAAAAGTATCAGTATCTTTTGAGTTCTCAAAAATGCACTTATTATTCCTAAGAGGATTCTTTGGAACTATTGCTATGTTATTGTACTTTTATACAATTGCAAATATCCCATTAGGGGAAGCTGTAATATTAAATAAAACATCACCATTTTTCGTAACAATACTTGCGTATTATTTAATGAAGGAATCAATTTCTATTCATACTATTTTTGCTCTTATTATCGGGTTTGTTGGGGTTGCATTTATTATTAAACCTTTTGATTTTGAAATATCGCAAGGACATGTTTTTGGAGTATTAGGTGGATTCTTTGCAGCTGCTGCTTATGCAACTATTAAAAAAATAAAAGATATTTATGATGCAAGAGTTATTATGCTTTCATTTATGGGAGTTGGAACTGTTCTTCCTTTATTAATCTTTTTATTTACACCGTATGCAGAGTTTAAAATACATACAGATCCTTTTGTATGGGCTATGATTGCTTTAATGGCAGTTTTTTCTACTGTTTCACAGTGGTTTTTAACAAGAGCATATAGTTTAAGTAAGGCTAGTATTATTGGAGTAATTGGATATTCTAGTATCCCATTTGCTGTTGGTTTTGGTATTATGCTTGGAGATTCTATTCCTGATATTCTTACATTCTTAGGTATTGCACTTATTGCCTTTGGTGGTTATTTAGTTGGTAAAAAGAAATAG
- a CDS encoding response regulator, whose product MLNINELKELLPFCKLINVLFVEDNDIVREQTIKMLKKVFPNIDTANNGKEAIEIYESFTLKNNSFYDIVISDLSMPILNGSDLCKMILEKNPSQSIIILSAHTESEEFLELEKLSIKGFVQKPIDQTALLTKLISVIKELKSN is encoded by the coding sequence GTGTTAAATATTAATGAATTAAAAGAATTATTGCCATTTTGTAAATTAATAAATGTTCTATTTGTTGAAGACAACGATATTGTAAGAGAACAAACAATTAAAATGTTGAAAAAGGTTTTTCCTAATATTGATACTGCAAATAATGGAAAAGAAGCAATAGAAATATATGAAAGCTTTACTCTTAAGAATAATTCTTTTTATGATATTGTCATTTCAGATTTGAGTATGCCTATTTTAAATGGTTCAGATTTATGTAAGATGATACTTGAAAAAAATCCATCTCAGTCAATTATTATTTTATCTGCTCATACAGAATCAGAAGAGTTTTTAGAGTTAGAAAAGCTTAGTATAAAAGGATTTGTTCAAAAACCTATAGATCAAACAGCTCTTTTGACTAAACTAATTAGTGTTATAAAAGAGCTGAAAAGTAATTAA
- a CDS encoding gamma-glutamylcyclotransferase family protein — protein MDNSNNRLHDVFFYGLYMDEEILKTKGVNPRNQRAGFVSGYKLRVGKLATLLRCENSKAYGLVYSLTYDEVEKLYAGSGLTQYIKESLLVNVDENKSITTLCCNLLDAPSEDESNEEYSSKLKKCMEKYNLPFVL, from the coding sequence ATGGATAATTCAAATAATAGACTTCATGATGTATTTTTTTATGGTTTGTATATGGATGAAGAAATTTTAAAAACTAAAGGTGTAAATCCTCGTAATCAAAGAGCAGGGTTTGTAAGTGGATATAAACTAAGAGTTGGAAAACTAGCTACTTTACTTAGATGTGAGAATTCTAAAGCTTATGGTTTAGTATATTCTTTGACATATGATGAAGTTGAAAAACTATATGCAGGTTCTGGTCTAACTCAATATATTAAAGAGTCTTTACTTGTAAATGTTGATGAAAATAAAAGTATTACTACACTATGTTGTAATCTTTTAGATGCTCCAAGTGAAGATGAAAGTAATGAAGAATATTCTTCAAAACTTAAAAAATGTATGGAAAAATATAACTTACCATTTGTATTATAG